The Akkermansia sp. N21116 genome includes a region encoding these proteins:
- a CDS encoding autotransporter-associated beta strand repeat-containing protein — translation MKLRLPLSLKAVVMACMSSFCVCTSSAVTGTVTVAAGETLGAADANYTLGNSSTSASAAITESTLTLESTSTFLAQTFTTSGTNNVININISGTMSATTVKLGDWRSQTILSLKAGGELNVSGDTWLFLGGPDRALINRDSTITIEGGTANLKKLFVGRGDRWDLPGTTGFTAGTGADGEIHNYFRMTSGRLNIGSGGLTQSRQTSIHFSGGTLGVMDSDWTWEGLMLNTRGSASADAPNQTDPSIINLGGNLTVDTGATVASESTTVGDGKVITIGAQIVNDGSSAGGIIKVGKGTLVLSGENTYSGGTTISAGMLEISNVSALGNGGVTMAASTNLLSTVALDIKGTLSLANDTAISLSTSDPLKASGISYDGTSVTTLKLGGDYATGGSAVTVVQVDGHNFEGDKSHWNIVFTKRAQADFVYGNGTITVANLEYLAAGDITWNGGSAGVWEAIGNGWVKTGTSTSDVYFDGDNVTFGSEHAGNVSVVGALSPGKVSFTGGEYAFGGAGSLGGEFDIVVGGGADVTFGAGTMVRTGGNTTVTDGILVLPTNSDLGQITLGDQGVLQVGSSSSKFTTFDHQEVDGSGTLQIWGVGTLASGADKTTVKVGADFKGTLELMSGIFTWDDSLNILKTEADDTNSPKIVLNGGGVVTTGSTNYQIYNDIEVVEGGGSIRLYGNSSSTYYGTISGTGQLSRTDGGNLTIKSTSFSCGKYVHSAGTTTFDGTDINQAIAFGKDGFSASSGTINFKNTTVTSNGAFNATGRTYVNLDNTTMTHSGTWSVSANGAIQDLNLTTKSALNLTSAGTVQLNVWGWGNSHTTINIQGGSSFNLSDGVLKFGKDGYSVINLVDGEMYVKGLDFDKSNGNGNNDRKNNALIMGDPSNGYSGKDNLLVIGGDGIKNIRDQFTGGPQSGTVTSGLYEATNIQLGDGTVRASANWSTSNSSNGAASGFNNADVKIHLMSTNGTTFDTGVYTITMNHGFDGVGKLIKAGTGTLQINKSSDYKGGTDILGGIVVMGNADALANGKITFDSKSGTAQLTLIDEDGATLSHEIAVLSGTNTIYHSKEEVLLSGPVSISKGAALQIGGLAQHTISVENLQGEGEFKIINSLRDTTWGGTNPGHGKEEAKGGWDYFVFLTGDNADYSGDVSIVDTKSEPGKVYGSQLVLGNANALARSSVTLNGNSALNVQADSASIKGLSGDGWVSTYKESTAGKTYKLTLTPDKDYSFSGIIQDGNMTGLGSGKLSLEMNGTGSQELTGESTYTGGTTLTAGTLKIGKGSSLGNGGTVLFNGGTLVATDTLELAGHTVMANSGKKIQVAAADGKTMTLSGLQFAGDTNSNNITVGQAGAKGTVVLGGLASGNVLDGALSVLEGATLRLANDDDSGSVTVRHNASNGTLDAIAGTLSKAAGTLLVELDADASLSGRLEATAGTLELAGKGSSRALSLTGALAGASLNLGANVAVTVGTDAQSGTVSVGNMLALDGGSLNLSNGSVSAGGISLGTSASALALTGGELTVGASGITGSAGTLELGGGTLKSSAAWSTTHVAVLSATGSDATTIDTTGGDITLSGNLSNKSGVASVNLVKSGSGVLELGGGNASLSGSIKVTGGTLKAASSTAFGAASNEILAEGAKIDLNSQSLSNALVFSGDSTLSGTSAGYAGAVHAKSGTLTLSDASAVLKDVRVSAGATLKGASLTTGGTLTLDLSDMLTRDNSPYVQLTGACNSLDSLVLENFQQTESGHAGDYALLSQSAPLPETFTWSHESVSTDAYYYKLISASEGGTPTLYLQLARIGEWVWASGADGYGTSVEWSDATGGTKTQWSHDSEFATGPDAQKLLFSNAAVNRNITIIGTVKPWSVTVNNDTGKDYVFNGDTSAGISDNGTVNGVLTKSGEGNLTIGSDLRNTYTGGTLLQGGTILVRSGSVTDGSGNIEYGSLGKGELLFQGGTLSAKGEVSFANAFRADEDSAIRLKTEDASSVLTVGGSLAPYALDIQGDGRVQVTELGSGDILAGDLTVGADAVLALYNAASQTSVTLSGKLSGVAGTLEKTSGTLVLNLLNEGDTFGGTLKADALTVSAVGSMATDKSLGLSGTMSASGLILSDGAELKLLSNGELAVDGTISVNSDSGLTLAGGTLTLGNASGVATDDVLSDSQGTVTLGNGTLTAATGSSGWTASHDMTLSGTGENGTLVSLGDGQTVTLGGVLNGSGLLTKQGGGTLVLGNGGNTVSGEIALKEGRLELVDGASLGTSHVTVSGGTLELNGMASSGSSLTVRGGALSGASNYAPAGGVTVELTGQATPVVLGGLNGSALTSIHLGAGASSGGLDYGSSITGLTGNISISGATDEGGVSTPNVLLTAGSGNALIGGSSGSAQSLISFETPGTSHQVYLGDMQINLTDGLLEELHDLRAEGTTILLQLTDGALAVTDPLTRTANGISDAAHAWLSSIRFNPVLEYLGYAVQRNLDADALQANLDAGRLAVTAGGEIYYATDAALDGNAQHRVDLTKEATSQDPSTTHYVYFDAYKMVMINADLNVVMSGAPGDASTLGLHVENLSGGLNSATGERYTLEFENNLGTDSVARVELVNGSYEGRNLDTVYEGNLKAGIVDFVKTGKGSLTINGDVTIDGGIETREGTLVLNGHNSLESLTAGTGDGLTVIGGETLVKGVYGQGGTLELRGVDSRLVVTGSDTMDLATHITGDGTFSMAYGTLRLVDGGDFSGNSTLELQSGSVLDVAGGNDVTVGLLTGAGIVRFNGTGSTLTVKSDRDSNLSIAFEGRGTLAKEGLGTQTLGVASKDLSLAVREGTLVLAAPSGSYDRVTVGTGNGNAALRLAEDTLVNSLTVTGGSRLDLRGGESSGEIRPGILSCAGNVDLQSGSTLDLVLPNPIASIDADGHIALGDGVTLNLVNGSRDGSWKPSDTDSLELMAAHDGFLDASGNTLGFGSSLTTWTVNMEQSLGLFYTGANLHVSDDGRRLLADLSVSSGNLLEEVARSGVARAGADLIWQAGLQESGTSLDRVLSSIMDDVKAGNRSGASRKLAAVAGSTVTGILAAAKSDLAYQQSMLRNRVAGMGLNNNDYTYENTLPYYNFWLQGTGSYNRLDASGDYAGYKLVNWGGTVGADVNVSSTVTLGAAFSANYGDLSSDGADRLSGDLDGTYISLFGKYQGRKWGHSLIVTGSRYDASVDRTVNFGTDSYTGHGTSDGTGWGVLYEATCDIKLNDEGTKILQPLFGASLVHVGMDDYRESGAGNAGLDVSDLDATTGSVTAGLRYLGLVGSNVFGREALGELRVQVVQDMGDDRASGQVGLQGNPGIRREVEGAKAGMTGVQFGAGLSVPVGVNGTIFAEANTELRSGATWASGSLGYRYNF, via the coding sequence ATGAAACTTCGACTTCCCCTTTCTCTGAAGGCCGTTGTCATGGCCTGCATGTCTTCTTTTTGTGTCTGCACTAGTTCTGCCGTAACCGGTACAGTTACCGTGGCTGCCGGGGAAACGCTTGGAGCTGCAGACGCTAATTATACTCTTGGAAACTCTTCGACGAGTGCGAGTGCTGCCATTACGGAATCGACGTTGACCTTGGAGTCTACTTCAACATTTTTGGCTCAGACATTTACTACCTCTGGAACCAATAATGTCATCAATATCAATATCAGCGGAACCATGAGTGCGACGACGGTGAAGCTGGGAGACTGGAGGAGTCAGACAATTTTATCGTTGAAAGCCGGTGGCGAGTTGAATGTTTCCGGTGATACGTGGCTGTTTCTGGGTGGCCCAGACAGGGCTCTCATTAACCGGGATTCTACAATTACGATTGAGGGGGGGACGGCAAATTTAAAAAAATTATTTGTCGGACGAGGTGATCGGTGGGATCTTCCGGGTACAACTGGCTTTACGGCCGGGACGGGGGCGGATGGAGAGATACATAATTATTTCAGAATGACCTCGGGTCGTTTGAATATTGGTTCGGGCGGGTTAACGCAGTCGCGCCAAACGAGTATCCATTTCAGTGGCGGAACCTTGGGGGTTATGGATTCCGATTGGACATGGGAGGGGCTCATGTTAAATACGAGAGGAAGTGCAAGTGCGGATGCTCCGAATCAAACGGATCCGTCGATTATCAATCTCGGTGGCAATCTGACCGTTGATACGGGGGCGACTGTTGCTTCGGAATCGACGACCGTGGGCGACGGCAAGGTCATTACCATAGGAGCCCAGATCGTCAATGACGGCAGCTCGGCTGGCGGGATCATCAAAGTCGGGAAAGGCACGTTGGTGCTGAGTGGTGAGAATACCTATTCGGGAGGTACGACTATTTCTGCCGGGATGCTGGAAATTTCGAATGTATCGGCACTGGGCAATGGAGGAGTGACCATGGCAGCCTCGACGAATCTTCTTTCGACTGTTGCTTTGGATATCAAAGGAACATTAAGTCTGGCGAATGATACGGCGATATCGCTTTCGACGTCCGATCCCTTGAAAGCATCCGGGATCTCATATGACGGTACTTCCGTAACGACCTTGAAATTGGGCGGCGATTATGCGACGGGAGGCTCTGCCGTTACGGTGGTTCAAGTAGACGGGCATAATTTTGAGGGAGATAAATCTCATTGGAACATTGTCTTTACCAAGAGAGCCCAGGCTGATTTTGTCTATGGCAATGGAACGATCACGGTGGCGAATCTCGAATATCTTGCTGCCGGTGATATAACTTGGAACGGAGGCTCTGCCGGCGTGTGGGAAGCCATCGGAAACGGATGGGTCAAAACGGGGACTTCTACCAGTGATGTCTATTTCGACGGAGACAATGTGACGTTCGGTTCCGAACATGCAGGCAATGTAAGTGTCGTTGGAGCTTTGTCGCCCGGTAAGGTGTCGTTTACCGGTGGTGAATATGCGTTTGGAGGTGCGGGGTCTCTGGGTGGGGAGTTTGATATTGTTGTCGGAGGCGGAGCTGATGTGACATTTGGTGCCGGAACCATGGTTCGAACGGGAGGCAACACCACCGTTACTGATGGGATTTTGGTTCTTCCGACCAATAGCGACCTTGGTCAAATTACTTTGGGTGATCAAGGGGTTTTGCAGGTTGGTTCTTCCAGTTCCAAATTCACAACGTTCGACCATCAGGAAGTGGATGGCTCCGGAACGCTCCAAATATGGGGTGTAGGTACACTTGCCAGCGGGGCGGATAAAACTACGGTGAAGGTAGGCGCCGATTTTAAGGGGACTCTCGAATTGATGTCCGGGATTTTTACCTGGGACGATTCCCTCAATATTCTCAAGACCGAGGCGGATGATACCAATTCTCCCAAAATCGTCTTGAATGGGGGCGGAGTAGTAACGACAGGGAGCACCAATTATCAAATTTACAATGATATTGAAGTAGTGGAAGGAGGAGGTTCCATTCGTCTGTACGGTAATTCCTCTTCAACCTATTACGGGACGATTTCCGGCACGGGACAGCTTTCCAGAACTGATGGGGGGAATTTGACGATCAAATCGACATCGTTCTCTTGCGGTAAATACGTTCATTCTGCTGGTACGACTACATTTGACGGAACCGATATCAATCAGGCAATCGCCTTTGGAAAAGATGGCTTTTCCGCGTCGTCCGGTACGATTAATTTCAAAAATACGACGGTAACTTCCAATGGTGCATTTAATGCTACGGGGAGAACGTATGTCAATCTGGACAATACGACCATGACTCATAGCGGGACATGGTCTGTGAGTGCGAATGGAGCCATTCAGGATTTGAATCTTACCACAAAGTCGGCTCTGAATCTGACCAGTGCTGGAACTGTCCAATTGAATGTCTGGGGCTGGGGGAATTCGCATACGACCATCAATATCCAGGGAGGGAGTAGTTTTAATCTAAGTGATGGTGTTTTAAAGTTTGGGAAAGATGGGTATTCTGTGATCAATTTAGTTGATGGGGAGATGTATGTCAAAGGGCTGGATTTTGATAAATCTAATGGTAATGGCAATAACGACCGCAAGAATAATGCCTTGATTATGGGAGATCCCTCCAATGGATATTCCGGTAAGGACAATTTGTTGGTGATAGGCGGCGATGGTATCAAAAATATCCGGGATCAGTTCACGGGAGGTCCTCAGAGTGGAACCGTGACATCCGGGCTTTATGAAGCTACGAATATTCAATTGGGAGATGGCACAGTACGCGCTTCAGCGAATTGGTCGACATCCAATAGTAGTAATGGAGCGGCAAGCGGATTTAACAACGCCGATGTCAAAATCCACTTGATGAGTACCAATGGAACGACGTTTGATACGGGCGTCTATACCATTACGATGAATCATGGGTTCGATGGTGTCGGCAAGTTGATCAAGGCCGGAACCGGGACTCTGCAAATTAATAAATCCAGCGATTATAAAGGCGGAACGGATATTCTGGGCGGTATCGTTGTGATGGGAAATGCGGATGCTTTGGCGAATGGCAAGATTACGTTCGATTCCAAGAGCGGCACGGCCCAGCTGACTCTGATTGATGAAGATGGCGCAACGCTGTCTCATGAAATTGCGGTTCTTTCCGGAACCAATACCATTTATCATTCCAAGGAAGAAGTTCTTCTTTCCGGTCCGGTATCGATTTCCAAGGGAGCTGCCCTTCAGATTGGTGGTTTAGCGCAACATACGATCAGTGTTGAAAATCTCCAGGGAGAAGGTGAATTCAAAATCATCAATTCCCTGCGCGATACGACATGGGGTGGGACTAATCCAGGCCATGGCAAGGAAGAAGCCAAGGGTGGCTGGGACTACTTCGTGTTCCTGACGGGTGACAATGCCGATTACTCGGGTGATGTCTCCATCGTGGATACGAAAAGCGAACCCGGCAAGGTTTACGGCAGCCAGCTTGTTTTAGGCAACGCCAATGCTCTAGCCCGTTCGTCAGTGACACTGAATGGCAATTCCGCCTTGAATGTCCAGGCGGACAGCGCTTCCATCAAGGGGCTTTCGGGAGATGGCTGGGTGTCGACGTACAAGGAATCCACAGCAGGAAAGACCTATAAGCTGACGCTGACTCCGGATAAGGATTACTCCTTCTCGGGGATCATTCAGGACGGCAACATGACGGGTCTTGGTTCCGGCAAGCTGTCGTTGGAGATGAACGGGACCGGGAGCCAGGAGCTGACCGGCGAGAGCACCTATACGGGCGGCACGACGTTGACGGCCGGGACGCTGAAGATCGGCAAGGGAAGTTCCCTGGGCAACGGCGGAACGGTGTTGTTCAATGGAGGGACGCTGGTGGCGACGGATACGCTGGAGCTTGCCGGTCATACGGTTATGGCCAATTCCGGCAAGAAGATCCAGGTGGCTGCGGCGGACGGCAAGACGATGACTTTGTCCGGGCTGCAGTTTGCCGGAGATACCAATTCCAATAACATAACGGTCGGACAGGCCGGAGCCAAGGGCACGGTGGTGCTCGGCGGCCTGGCCTCCGGCAATGTGCTGGACGGGGCTTTGTCCGTCCTTGAGGGAGCGACTCTCCGCCTGGCTAATGATGATGATTCGGGGTCGGTGACCGTGCGGCATAACGCCTCGAACGGGACTCTGGATGCGATCGCCGGCACGCTGTCGAAAGCGGCGGGTACCCTCCTTGTCGAGCTGGATGCCGATGCGTCACTGTCCGGTCGTCTGGAGGCGACGGCGGGTACTCTGGAGCTTGCCGGTAAGGGTTCGTCCCGTGCCTTGTCGCTGACGGGTGCTCTCGCGGGGGCTTCCCTGAACCTGGGGGCGAACGTTGCGGTAACGGTCGGTACGGACGCACAATCCGGCACGGTATCCGTCGGCAATATGCTGGCGCTGGATGGCGGTTCCTTGAATTTGTCCAACGGCTCGGTTTCGGCGGGAGGAATCTCGCTCGGGACGTCGGCGTCCGCGCTGGCCTTGACCGGCGGAGAATTGACGGTGGGAGCTTCGGGGATCACCGGTTCGGCGGGGACGCTGGAACTGGGCGGCGGTACGCTCAAGTCGTCGGCTGCGTGGAGCACGACCCATGTCGCCGTGCTTTCGGCGACGGGCTCCGATGCGACGACGATCGACACGACGGGTGGGGACATCACCCTGTCGGGAAATCTTTCCAACAAATCGGGCGTGGCGTCCGTGAACCTGGTGAAGTCGGGTTCGGGCGTACTGGAGCTGGGCGGAGGCAACGCCTCGCTCTCCGGCAGCATCAAGGTGACGGGGGGAACGCTCAAGGCGGCCTCCTCCACGGCCTTCGGGGCTGCGTCCAACGAAATCCTGGCGGAAGGGGCGAAAATCGACCTCAACAGCCAGTCCCTGTCCAACGCGCTGGTCTTTTCGGGAGATTCGACGCTGTCGGGAACCTCGGCGGGCTACGCCGGAGCGGTGCATGCCAAGTCGGGAACACTGACCTTGTCGGACGCCTCCGCCGTCCTGAAGGACGTAAGGGTCTCGGCGGGAGCGACGCTCAAGGGCGCGAGCCTGACGACTGGCGGCACGCTGACGCTGGACCTTTCCGACATGCTCACGAGGGACAATTCCCCGTATGTCCAGTTGACGGGGGCATGCAATTCTCTGGATTCCCTGGTGCTGGAGAACTTCCAGCAGACGGAATCGGGCCATGCGGGCGACTACGCCCTGCTTTCCCAGTCGGCGCCGTTGCCGGAAACCTTTACGTGGTCGCATGAGTCCGTATCGACGGATGCCTATTACTACAAGCTGATCAGTGCGTCGGAAGGCGGTACGCCGACTCTTTACCTGCAGCTGGCGCGGATCGGGGAATGGGTCTGGGCGAGCGGAGCCGACGGCTACGGTACCTCGGTCGAATGGAGCGACGCGACCGGAGGCACTAAGACTCAGTGGAGCCACGATAGCGAATTCGCGACAGGGCCGGATGCGCAGAAACTTTTGTTCTCGAACGCGGCGGTGAATCGCAATATCACGATCATCGGAACGGTGAAACCCTGGTCGGTGACGGTGAACAACGATACCGGCAAGGACTACGTGTTCAACGGCGATACGTCTGCCGGAATTTCCGACAACGGGACGGTAAACGGCGTGCTGACGAAGTCGGGAGAAGGAAACCTGACGATAGGCTCCGATTTGCGCAATACCTACACGGGCGGCACCCTCTTGCAGGGCGGGACGATTCTCGTGCGTTCCGGCAGCGTCACGGACGGTTCCGGCAATATTGAATACGGCTCTCTGGGCAAGGGGGAACTCCTGTTCCAGGGAGGGACTCTGTCGGCGAAGGGTGAAGTGTCCTTTGCCAACGCCTTCCGCGCGGACGAAGACTCGGCCATCCGGCTGAAGACGGAAGATGCCTCCAGCGTGCTGACGGTCGGCGGAAGTCTCGCCCCGTATGCCCTGGACATCCAGGGAGACGGCCGGGTGCAAGTGACGGAGCTGGGCTCCGGAGACATCCTTGCCGGGGATCTTACGGTGGGAGCCGATGCCGTCCTTGCACTTTACAACGCCGCTTCGCAAACTTCCGTCACCCTCTCCGGGAAGCTCTCCGGCGTGGCGGGTACCCTTGAAAAAACTTCCGGCACTCTCGTTCTGAACCTCCTCAACGAAGGGGACACCTTCGGCGGTACGTTGAAGGCCGATGCTCTCACCGTCAGCGCCGTCGGTTCGATGGCTACCGACAAATCCCTGGGACTTTCCGGCACGATGTCGGCCTCCGGTCTGATCCTTTCCGATGGAGCCGAACTCAAGCTGCTTTCCAACGGAGAACTTGCCGTTGATGGGACCATCTCCGTCAACTCCGACTCCGGCCTCACCCTCGCCGGCGGTACGCTGACGCTGGGCAATGCTTCCGGGGTTGCGACAGATGATGTCCTCTCTGACTCGCAAGGCACAGTCACTTTAGGCAACGGAACTCTCACCGCGGCCACAGGCAGCTCGGGCTGGACAGCCTCCCACGACATGACCCTTTCGGGCACGGGCGAGAACGGAACGCTCGTCAGCCTCGGCGACGGACAGACTGTAACCCTGGGCGGAGTCCTGAACGGCTCCGGCCTCTTGACCAAGCAAGGGGGAGGCACCCTCGTCCTCGGCAACGGCGGCAATACCGTCTCCGGCGAGATCGCGCTGAAAGAAGGCCGTCTCGAACTTGTCGACGGAGCCAGCCTCGGCACATCCCATGTTACCGTCTCGGGCGGTACTCTCGAATTGAACGGCATGGCCTCCTCCGGATCCTCTCTGACGGTACGGGGCGGCGCCCTGTCCGGAGCCTCGAACTACGCCCCCGCAGGCGGAGTCACGGTCGAACTCACCGGCCAGGCGACACCCGTCGTCCTGGGCGGCCTCAACGGCAGCGCCCTCACCAGCATCCATCTTGGCGCAGGGGCCTCCTCCGGCGGTCTCGACTACGGCAGTTCCATCACCGGGCTCACGGGCAATATCTCCATTTCCGGCGCCACAGACGAAGGCGGCGTTTCTACCCCCAACGTTCTCCTGACCGCCGGCAGCGGCAACGCCCTCATCGGCGGCAGCTCCGGCAGCGCTCAATCGCTCATCTCCTTCGAGACGCCGGGGACATCCCACCAAGTCTACCTCGGCGACATGCAGATCAACCTCACCGACGGCCTGCTGGAAGAACTCCACGACCTCCGGGCGGAAGGCACCACCATCCTCCTCCAGCTCACCGACGGAGCCCTCGCCGTCACCGATCCGCTGACGCGCACCGCCAACGGCATTAGCGACGCGGCCCACGCATGGCTCAGCTCCATCCGCTTCAACCCCGTCCTGGAATACCTCGGCTATGCCGTCCAGCGCAACCTGGATGCCGACGCCCTGCAGGCCAACCTCGACGCGGGCCGCCTGGCCGTCACCGCCGGCGGGGAAATCTACTACGCCACCGACGCAGCCCTCGACGGAAATGCACAACATCGGGTTGATCTGACCAAAGAAGCGACTTCGCAAGATCCATCCACCACCCACTACGTCTACTTCGACGCCTACAAGATGGTGATGATCAACGCCGACCTCAACGTCGTCATGAGCGGAGCCCCCGGCGACGCGTCAACCCTTGGCCTGCACGTCGAAAACCTCTCGGGTGGCCTCAACTCCGCCACCGGGGAACGCTACACCCTCGAGTTCGAAAACAACCTCGGCACCGACAGCGTCGCCCGTGTCGAACTGGTCAACGGCAGCTACGAAGGTCGCAACCTCGACACCGTTTACGAAGGCAACCTCAAGGCGGGCATCGTCGACTTCGTCAAGACGGGCAAGGGATCGCTGACCATCAACGGCGACGTGACCATCGACGGCGGCATCGAAACGCGGGAAGGCACCCTCGTCCTCAACGGGCATAACAGCCTCGAAAGCCTCACCGCCGGCACCGGAGACGGCCTGACCGTCATCGGAGGGGAAACCCTGGTGAAGGGCGTGTACGGGCAGGGAGGCACCCTGGAACTGCGCGGAGTGGACTCCCGCCTGGTGGTCACCGGAAGCGACACGATGGACCTGGCCACCCACATCACCGGGGACGGCACCTTCTCGATGGCTTACGGGACGCTGCGCCTGGTGGACGGAGGCGACTTTTCGGGCAACTCGACGCTCGAACTCCAATCGGGCTCCGTCCTCGACGTGGCCGGCGGCAACGACGTCACCGTCGGCCTGCTGACGGGAGCGGGCATCGTGCGCTTCAACGGAACGGGCAGCACCCTGACCGTGAAGAGCGACCGCGACTCGAACCTCAGCATCGCCTTCGAAGGCCGGGGCACCCTCGCCAAGGAAGGCCTGGGCACCCAGACCCTCGGCGTAGCCTCGAAAGACCTCAGCCTCGCCGTGCGTGAAGGCACCCTCGTCCTCGCCGCCCCCTCCGGCAGCTACGACCGGGTCACGGTCGGTACAGGAAACGGGAACGCCGCCCTGCGTCTGGCGGAAGACACCCTCGTCAACAGCCTGACCGTCACAGGCGGGAGCCGCCTCGACCTGCGCGGCGGGGAAAGCAGCGGAGAAATCCGCCCCGGCATCCTCTCCTGCGCCGGCAACGTCGACCTGCAATCCGGCTCCACCCTCGACCTCGTCCTGCCCAACCCGATCGCCTCGATCGACGCGGACGGACACATCGCCCTGGGCGACGGCGTCACCCTCAACCTCGTCAACGGCAGCCGCGACGGGAGCTGGAAACCATCCGACACCGACTCCCTCGAACTCATGGCCGCCCACGACGGCTTCCTCGACGCCTCCGGCAACACGCTGGGCTTCGGCAGCAGCCTGACCACCTGGACGGTCAACATGGAACAGAGCCTCGGCCTCTTCTACACGGGAGCCAACCTGCACGTCAGCGACGACGGGCGCCGCCTGCTCGCCGACCTCTCGGTGAGCTCCGGCAACCTCCTCGAAGAAGTTGCCCGGAGCGGAGTCGCCAGAGCCGGTGCCGACCTCATCTGGCAGGCGGGCCTGCAGGAATCCGGCACCAGCCTCGACCGCGTCCTCTCAAGCATCATGGACGACGTCAAGGCGGGCAACCGCAGCGGAGCGAGCCGCAAGCTGGCCGCCGTCGCGGGCAGCACCGTCACGGGCATCCTGGCCGCGGCGAAGAGCGACCTCGCCTACCAGCAGAGCATGCTGCGCAACCGCGTAGCCGGCATGGGGCTCAACAACAACGACTACACCTACGAGAACACCCTGCCGTACTACAACTTCTGGCTGCAGGGGACGGGGAGCTACAACCGGCTCGACGCGAGCGGCGACTACGCCGGCTACAAACTGGTCAACTGGGGAGGCACGGTGGGAGCCGACGTGAACGTCAGCAGCACCGTAACCCTCGGGGCAGCCTTCAGCGCGAACTACGGGGACCTGAGCAGCGACGGAGCCGACCGCCTCAGCGGAGACCTGGACGGGACCTACATCAGCCTGTTCGGGAAGTACCAGGGACGCAAGTGGGGCCACTCACTCATCGTCACCGGGAGCCGCTACGACGCGAGCGTCGACCGGACGGTGAACTTCGGAACGGACAGCTACACCGGCCACGGGACAAGCGACGGGACAGGCTGGGGAGTCCTCTACGAAGCGACCTGCGACATCAAGCTCAACGACGAAGGGACGAAGATCCTCCAGCCCCTGTTCGGAGCCTCGCTGGTACACGTCGGCATGGACGACTACCGCGAGAGCGGAGCGGGGAACGCGGGATTGGACGTCAGCGACCTGGACGCGACGACGGGGAGCGTGACGGCGGGTCTTCGCTACCTGGGCCTTGTAGGGAGCAACGTCTTCGGACGGGAGGCGCTGGGCGAGTTGCGGGTGCAAGTAGTGCAGGACATGGGAGACGACCGTGCGAGCGGCCAGGTAGGCTTGCAGGGCAACCCCGGCATCCGCCGCGAGGTGGAAGGAGCGAAGGCGGGGATGACAGGGGTCCAGTTCGGAGCGGGGCTGAGCGTTCCCGTAGGAGTGAACGGCACAATCTTTGCGGAGGCGAACACGGAACTCCGCAGCGGAGCGACCTGGGCGAGCGGCTCGCTGGGTTACCGGTACAACTTCTGA
- the arsC gene encoding arsenate reductase (glutaredoxin) (This arsenate reductase requires both glutathione and glutaredoxin to convert arsenate to arsenite, after which the efflux transporter formed by ArsA and ArsB can extrude the arsenite from the cell, providing resistance.), which yields MKKITIYHNPSCSKSREALKLIREAGEEPEIILYKETPPTHEKLAELIQATGLGVRGLIRTGEDIYEELHLDDEKWTDDQLIDVMIEHPELINRPIVVTEKGVRLCRPMEALRDILP from the coding sequence ATGAAAAAGATCACCATTTACCATAATCCATCCTGCAGCAAGTCCCGTGAAGCGTTGAAGCTGATTCGTGAGGCCGGAGAAGAACCCGAAATCATTTTGTACAAAGAAACCCCGCCAACGCATGAAAAACTGGCGGAATTGATTCAAGCGACAGGTCTTGGCGTTCGTGGTCTCATTCGCACCGGTGAAGATATCTATGAGGAACTTCATTTGGATGATGAAAAATGGACTGACGATCAGTTGATTGATGTGATGATTGAACATCCGGAATTGATCAACAGGCCGATTGTCGTCACGGAGAAGGGCGTACGTCTTTGCCGTCCGATGGAAGCTCTGCGTGATATCCTTCCCTGA